The segment TTTCATAGCGTTTGGCGGCGACGGCGGCACATACGACATAGGATTGCAATCATTATCCGGAGCCATGGAACGCGGGCACAACATCCTTTATGTTTGCTACAATAACGAAGCCTACATGAATACCGGTGTTCAGCGTTCAGGCGCGACTCCGAAAGGGGCCGATACGTCTACGGCGCCGGTAGGTAAAGTGAAGAAGGGGAAGGAACAATACAGAAAAGATCTCACGGCGATAATGGTCGCCCACGGTATTCCGTACGCCGCCCAGTCAATAGCGGGTAACTGGCGCGATCTTACCTCAAAGGTGGAGAAAGCTCTCGCGATCGAAGGGCCAAAGTTTATCAATGTCTTCCAGCCGTGCAGGCTTGGATGGGCGTATCCTCCGGAGCTTACATGCGAAATGGGCCGTCTTGCCGCGGATACATGCACATGGCCTTTATACGAAGTTGTAAATGGCCAGTACAAGATTACATACAAACCCAAAGAGAAGAAACCTATTGCAGAGTGGATGAAGTTACAGGGACGTTTCAGACATCTTTTGAAGCCGGAGAATAAAGCTTTACTCGACGAATTGCAGAATAAGACCGACAAGAACTGGGAAGCGCTTCTTAAAAAAGAAGCCGCAATTTAGCTCTTCCTGCGGTAATCGCAAGTCCTCATACTACACACCTCACACGGTGATTTTACCTTCGAGAATAATTCCTTCGGGCCCGCGCCGACTACCGCGGATATCGATTTCTTCGGGGTCATCATACAACTTTCGGTGAGCGTAATGCCTATTGCGGAGAAATCTATAATTTTAGAGAGTTTAAACTGTTCCTCGATCGGCCAGTCGCAATAGCCTGGGCTGAATCGCATAGAAACGCTTAAGCCCTCAGAGGCCAGCTTATTTCTTAGGTTATCTTCCATGTTTTTTGCCATCGATTCGACCGCGAAAGATCCTATCCTGTCCAAAAAATACCCCAGCAGATGATCATCCTTAGTCATGTATCGGCTGGCGGTGTCTTCGACGCTTTTTCCGATAGTTACCGCGAACGCATATATGCAGGAAGACCCCTTTAGATGGGCGGAGAGCTCTTTGCTCGATAGCATTATGCCGCCATCTATGGTGAGTGAGGAAGCGCAGGATGTTAAAATCGGTTTTTTTATAAAAGTTACCGCAGGCACAGCCTTTAACCTGGCTATCGCGAGCGCTTCTTTCAGGTGTTTCAATACCGATTCGCGCGTATCGCCCGCGTTAATTTTTCCGAGGCGCTCTCGCTCCGATACGTGTTTTTCGACCCACTCCCAGTCGATGGTTATATTTTCAGCCTTAATTTTCATGCCTGCATTATACCACAAACTTGTAAAAGAGTTCCTTTATGATATACTTGTAAATATGTTTACCGCAAAATACAACTACAGTATTAGATGGGTGATGGCGCTTGCCGTTTCTGCGACGGTAATTCTTCTTTATCAGTTCGATATTTTCGAGCGCCTGGAACTTCTTACTCTGGATTATCGTTTCAAACTTAAAGCTCCGTCGGCACAAGCTTCCGACATAGTATTTATCGACATGGCCGAGGATAGCATCCATTCGATAGGCAGGTGGCCGTGGCCCAGGAGCTGGCACGCCACGCTTATAACAGCGCTCAGTGAATATAAGCCCAGGGCCATAGTCTTTGACGTGCTTTTTTCCGAGCCGCAGGATGCTTTGGACGATTCCGCTATGGCAGAAGCGATGCGGCAGGCGCAGTGCGTTTATCTACCCGTACTTTTCGACTTTAATATAAAAAACGCGCCGCATTTTTACGATGACGGTGGCGTAGGCGCGTCCTCGGCCATCGAACCGATTCCGCAGTTGAAAAAATACGCTAAAGGCGAAGGGCACATAAATGCCATGCCGGACATAGACGGTGTTTTAAGAAGAGTGCCGCCGGTTATAATGTCCGACGGGAAACCGGTATATCAGCTGGGGCTTAAGGCCGGGCTCGACCTTCTGGGCGTGAACGAACGCGGCGGCGTATCGTTCGATCCCGTACGGCACAAGATGTCGGTGTGGCTGGCGGATAACACTTCGATGAAGATACCGCTCGACGACAAAAATCAGTTTATTATAAACTGGAAGGCGAAATGGGGCAGAGAGTTTAAGCATTTTTCATATATAGATGTCATAAAGGCGTATGCTATCGTGAAAAAAGGCGGAACAAAGCCTGCAATCGATCTTAATGAGTTTAGAGGGAAGATATGCGTAATAGGATTGACGGCCGCCGGCCTTACCGATATAAAACCTGTGCCGATGGAGAACGCGTATCCTGCCGTAGGCGTGAACGCGACCATGATAAGTAATGTGTTGAATAAAAACTTTATTCACGGCCTCCCTAAGCCTTACAACATGCTCATTATACTGCTCGTATCCGTGCTCGTAACGATGTATCTTTTCAGCCTCCGTCTTATGGGAGGCATAGCCCTGGCGGCCCTGGGCATTGTCTGCTATATGGCGCTTTCGGTACTGCTATTTAATTTTTTCAATATCCTGATAACGGTATTTTATCCTGTTCTGGCCATAGCGTTATCTTATGCCGTCATATCGCTGTATGCCCAGATCGTTCAGGCCGCGGAGCGCGCGAATCTGTTCCGGCAGGCGACCCACGATGGGCTGACGGGGCTCTACAATATCCGGCATTTCAACCTTCTTCTCGAAGCCGAACTTAAAAACGTTTCTGTTTATAAAACAAGGCGGCTCGCGATAATTATGGCGGATATTGATAATTTTAAACATATCAACGACACCTACGGCCACCGTTCAGGCGATGTAATGCTGAGGGAGTTCGCGAAGACGATACAGTCGAAGTGTCGTCGCAACGATATTGTGGCAAGATACGGAGGAGAGGAATTCATAATAATGCTTACCGGCGCCGGCGAGAAGGAAGCGTTTGAGGTAGCTGAAAAGATACGCGAGGCCGTACAGGATAGGAAGATAAAATTTAAAAATAAAGTGCTCAGTACAACTATGAGCCTGGGCGCGGCCGAATTTTCGGGCGAACGCGACAGGGAAGATCTCATCGAAAAAGCCGACAGCGCTCTTTATAAAGCTAAGAGCGAAGGCAAAAACCGCGTATATCTATATTCCGCAATAAGTCGATAGGACTTTAAAAGGTCAATCCGAACCTTGTGCCCACCACGACAGCGTTATCGATATTATGCCCACCGCTGGGATTTACGATATACTGCATATCCGGTTGTAGGAACATCCAGGGTGTTATCATGAGTTTATATGAGAAGTCGAAGGCGAGTTCATAACTTTGTATCGGCGTTGTCGAGCCGTTGACTTCCTGATTATCGCGCTCGTAATGCGCCAGGTCGCTCGAATACTTTCCATACGAGAATCCTATAGCCATCACGTCATGTTTTCGCGTCGGGACGGAGCCTTTCCATACGAACCCGCCGTCGATAAAGAATGGGAACTTATTTATACTGTCGGGCGCCAGCGTAACCACCACAAACGGCGTAATGCCTTCATTGCACTTTGTCCCGGGCTTCCGGTATATCATCTGGTCCGCGTGGAAATATAATCCGTAATTACCTATATGCTTTTTTGCCGGCAATCCCGTTATCGCGGCGGAAGAACCGTTGACATCCGAATAGTAGTCCCGGAATGTGCCGCCGTGATAATAAAAACCTGCCTTGTAACGGCCGGGAAGCGTATTGAGTTTATATCCCGTATCTGTGCTATTCGCATTGGGAGCGTAAGCGAGCTCCTGGGCGAAGATTATTCCCTGCTTTAAGCGCATCGAAAAGTCGAGTCCGCATGCCTCCATGCGCCCGACCCTTGGATCGCCGTTATAAAGTCCGCTGATAGTGTATACGTCTTTAGCTATATCGCATTTTGCGCGCACTCCCCATACCGCGGTAGGATAAGTGGGGAAGAATACGTTTATAGGCACCGCGATTGGGTTTCCGTCGATGGCGTTGGTAACGAAGTTCCAGTAGATGTCGGAGGCGGCGAAATCATCTCCTGCCGCGATGCGGCCGGCGCGAATATTTAGCTTCTTATCGAGAAATGTTTTTTCGATGTACAGCCCGTAGAGCCTGAACTGCTGACTGCCGTAGATACTGCTCGCTACGAAGGCGTTACCGATGAGCGTGGAGGAGAGGTTCTGCCCGGTGCGCCACAAACCGGATATATGAAACTGCGTGCCTATCATGCCGACCGCTTTTTCAAGGTCGAAGTTAATATCCCAACCCGTTGAACTGTTCCATCTGGCGCCCTGATGCATTCCGCCGGAGACGTTTCCGAGGGTATCGGCCACGAAGCTTGATTCGAAGGTTACGCCTTTTGCCGCGATCTCCGACCTGGCGCCACCCCATTTGCCGGTCATCGGCGGGATCTTTGAGCTCGGGCATATGTCGGAGGCGTCGTAAAAATATTTATCGGCGGTTATCGCATCATCATCATCATCCGCGGAAGCATACGGCGCCCCCGCGAATAGAAATACGAAAAGAAGGATAATCGCCTTTTTCATTTCGCGCCCTCCTTCGAGCCGAGCATGCCGAAACGCTTACCCGAGCGCAGATAGGCTTCTATATTTTCGAGCGTGTGCCCTTTTGTTTCCGGGACGAAGAAGTAACAGAATATTATGCCTATTATACACACCGCGCCGTAGAACCAGAAGGCGCCTGCCTTGCCGAGCTTATCCGTGAGCGTAAGGAATGTGGCGGCGACGACCATATTGCATCCCCAGTTTGCGACGGTGGCCAGGCTCATCGCCCTGCCGCGTATTTTCAGCGGGTATATCTCCGCGATTATGAGCCAGAATATAGGCCCGAGCGATATAGCGAATGAGGCGATGTACCCCACGACACTTAACACGGTCAGCATTTTAAGGGAGCTGGCAAGCTCAGGTGTGTGAAACGCGAATCCGAGTATGCCGAGCGATATCGCCATACCCGTCATTCCTATATAAAGAAGCGGTTTTCTGCCCAGCCGGTCCAGGAACCATATCGCTACAAGCGTCATTAAAACGTTTACTGTTCCGACGCCAACAGTGGCTAATATCGAAACCTTGTGTGAGGCGAATCCTGCGAATTCGAATATCGTCGGGGCATAATATATTATCGTGTTTATGCCCGTTACCTGCTGAAAGAAAGCTAAGGCGATGCCGACAACGAGGGCAGGCCTCATCCACGGCTCGAAAAGTTCCTTCCAGCCGCTCTCCTTGACGCCGAGCGAATTGCGGATGTCGGTTATCTCTTTGTCGACTTCCTGGACGGGGAAGGTGTGCATCAATATCTTGCGCGCCTCTTCATCACGGTTTTTACTTACGAGCCAGCGCGGACTCTCGGATAGAGCTATCATTCCCACGATAAGTATAAGTGCCGGTATCGCGCCCAAGCCGAACATCCACCGCCATTCATTTTGTCCGGAGGATAGCACGTAATCCACAAGATACGACACTACTATGCCGCAGGTTATCATGAGCTGGTTTAACGATACCAAGGCGCCCCTTGCCTGCGGGGGCGATATTTCGGAGATGTAGAGAGGGGCTGTGTATGACGCGACGCCGATAGCTATGCCTATGATGAGACGGAATCCGATGATCATTGCGACGTTTAAAGCGAGCGAGGCGCCTATGGCGCCGACCGCGAAGAGGATGGCAGTTACAATAATTACTTTTTTCCGTCCGTAACGATCCGCCAGGGCGCCCGATAATGCCGCGCCGATGACCGCGCCCAAAAGGACAGCGCTGACGACGCTTTCTACCGCGTGTGAAGCCAGAGAGAACTGATCCTTTATGAAGAGTATCGCGCCTGAGATGACGCCGGTGTCGTATCCGAAGAGAAGTCCGGCGAGCGCGGCTATGGCCGCGGTAAGATATATGAATGCTTTGGCATGACTTTCGAACGAGGGCACATTCTTTTGTTCCATGACACCTCCTATTTTATTCAGTCATAGTGCTGGCTAAGTGCCGAAGCCTCCGGCCTCGGCCTATTTTATAAGCGTAGTTACCTCCTGAGGAAGATTTTCCGACTTTTTTATAAACGCCACTCCTATATCGTAAGACCCATTATCGTTGTCCTCTATCCTTACCACTTTTCCCAAAAGCCGATTATCGACTATGAGAGCGAGTTCTTCGATCTCTTCGCAAAGCCTCGTCGTCCTATAGTCGACATCGAGGATGATTATACTGGACAGCCTCGGCGGATATACGCTATTGAAGAGCATGCCCGATGCGCTTAAGTTTTTAGTAACGGCGTCGGCCAGGTCGGATACCGAATGGTCTTTTAAAGATATCTCTTTAAAATGCGCCTGTCCGTCATGCCTGTACCGGAAAAATTTTCTTCTATCCGCGCCCGCAAAATTGTCCGACATACCGCCTCCTAAAGATTTATTGGAAAATTACATCCGTAACTATGTTATTGCGGAAGGTTATCTTCATGTATCTGGTTTTCTGCGGCTTCAAGTTTAATAATAAAAACTTGTCGCCCATATTGGTCTTGTAGGTCCATGTTTCCGTGCATACGCCGTTTTCCGACGACGATGTTTCCGAATCCGGGTAACCGAATGTAGTGAAGATATATGTCTTGTTGTAATTTATGTGGGTGAGGGTTTCATTCATGGCGTTCAGCATATTGGATTGCTGTTTAAGTGATTGGGCGCATCCGGTCATCAGGGCAAGGCAGAGTACTATCGAAAATATCCGCATTATTATAATGATCTCCTTTAATATTAAACTACACAAGTATAACACATAAATAGGGTTATGCAAGGGTCTATTTGCTAAGTGTCAATATGATATTGTATGTGCCGTCGATCACTTTTGACATATTCGCGTAATCGAGCGTTTCGGCGCGGTCATTTTTGGAATGCATATAAGGATTGCGGTAGATGCACGTGTCGGTTATCCATATCGACTGGTATCCGAATACCCAGAAAGCGCGATTGTCCGATGTCATGAGGCCGGGGAGTATCGGAGCAGGTATTATAAGGTATTCCGTCGGGATATCTGTCGCTTTTTTAAACTCGCCTACCGCCTCGCGCAGTATGGTGTATGCCGACAGGTCGCCGCTGAAACCTATGAAATTGCCCTTATCCGGATAGAACGGGGCGAGGGGGAGGGGGCGCTCCTGCGAGCCGGGCTTGTCGGAGTAGTAGCCGATCATGTCGATGCATATGACAAGCTCGATGTCGTCGCCTCTTATCCGCGCGTCTTTGGCGTACCGGTAACTGCCCGTGTCCTCATCTTCGGAAACGAACTCGAGCTCTTCATTGGTGAATGCGATAAATTTCACCGTTTTTTCCGGATTCTCGGCGGAGAAACGCCGGGCCAGCTCCAGCACGGCGGCGATGCCGGAGGCATTATCATCCGCGCCGGGCGAATTCCAGTGAGTATCGTAATGGGCGCAGACTATTATGATCTTGTCCTTTTTGCTTCTGCCTTCCTTTGTGGCGATTATATTCTTAAACCGTCTCTCCGGTGAAAAGCCCGCTTCCATGGCGTAGACTTGCTCTTCGGGTTCGTAGCCGTATCGCCGGAATTCATTTTCGATGTAATCTGCCGCGCGTTCGAGATTCCGGTAGTGGAGAGTATTGCGTGGGCCTATGATGGAGGATAAGACGCGGACATGCCGCGCAGTATCGTCTTCGGCATGCGCGTTAAAAACCGCGCACAATATGACAAGAATAGCGAAAAATAATTTTTTCATATACTTATGGAAAATATTACATCATATCCGGCCCTTTGGCAAGGGCGATTCAAAGTATTTGAAAAAACCGCCGCCCTGTGCTACAATTCTTTCAGCTCTTTGAACAATTGTTCCCCTGTAGCTCAGTCGGTAGAGCATCTGGCTGTGCACGAGCGAAGCGCCGAGTGCAAAACTCGGCGTACAGCGCCTAAAGTTAGCAGCCTGCGACGGAAACGTCGCGGTGAAAAGCGAGTAAATTCAGGGAAATCCGTCAATGTATAATTGGCGGGCTATCCTGAGCCAAGCCTCACAATTGTGGGGAAGGTGCAGAGACTAGAGACTCGCTACCTAAGTCCTTTCGTCATTGCGAGGCCCGAAGGGCCGAAGCAATCTCAAGGGATATGGTAATGGTATAGTCCGACTCTCCGGGTAACCGGAGTCAGATCGTAACCAGAGTGTCCGAGGTTCGAGTCCTCGCGGGGGAGCCATATTAGACAGGTAAGCCTTTTGGAATCATTCTAAGAGGCTTACCGTCTATGGATTAACGACTTAGGTGGCAAGCGTGCAGTTCTAAGATGCTGTAGCCCCGACATCCCAAGCACACTTTGCTTGGGATTTTTTATTAGCAGGATGTGCAAAAAATAGGACGTCTTTAGATACATACTCATTTGTAAGTTTTACAGGCACGATAAAGTTATGAAAGAATAAAATGCCATTAGTGACATTATTTATTAGTAGATTGATACTATCAGCAATTCTAATCTATGCATCTATACTTGTATGGACCAAGAACGTAGATTTGATACAATGGGCAAAAACAAAAATAGAATCGGCGTTACCTGTAAATCCCCAGAGTAGCGAAAAACCTTACATTGTTTCGCAATCAATAATAAAAGGCGTGTTACCTGTTTGCACAATTAAAAAAATACCCTATCAAGCTTTTGGGGAAAAGCTTGAGCAGGAAGAAGATGGACTTTATTTCATATTAGAAATATCAACTGAAAATCAGCCGTTAAATTTGAGCCATATCATTTTAAAGGGCGAATTATTTTTAAGTGGTAACGAAGGATTGTGGCTAAAAGGGGTGGCTGGCAAGACATTATACCAAATTAACAATCAAATAAGCGAAAAACGTCCTTACTATGCAATAAAATGGGTGACATCATCTCCAATCCCAAATAAATTTGATAAAAATGAAAGCACGCTTGCGCTCTTCGTTCTTAAGGAGCAGGATACTGAGCAAGGCAGAAGCTTCTTAAGTGATAGCGATGATCATCTTAAAAATTATGTAGGATACAAAACACTAGGACAAGCACCTAAACTGGAAAGCACACATCCAAATATACAGGAATTTTTAGAAAAAAAGATAGATGGTAATAAAACGTATTTTTCAAATATCCGGAAAGATTTTTTGAATGGGAATATTAAATGGTATCTAAAAATTGGGGAGAAAGAAATTTTAATCCCAAACGGAAAAATTAAACCTATAAAATTTCAACCTCTTGGTCAGGAAGATGACATTTTAAAAGTATCTTTGGAAAGCATTTATTATCGGAAATCGTATTAAAAAGTTTACGCAATAAAGCTAAATTAGGTGCAGTATTTAGTAAGTCCAAAATAATATATTTAATTAAAATTTCATACTACTCCAACAGTTTCTCTGCCTCACTCGTATACAAAAACCCTAAGACTTAAGGTTAAGGGGACGGTTCTGGCGGCAATCCCAGACCTGTCCCTAAAAGAACAGCTCGTCCAGCAACTTATCCTTTTTTCCTAGGATTCTTGCCTTGTAGCTACTCCAACCGTAATCTTCAGGTCTTAATACGATATTTGCTCTTACGGGATTATATTCTACGTAGCTTATGCAATTGATAAGGTATTTATCTTTCTGGATCACATGGCTTTTGTACCTATCCTGCCAAAAATGACCCACGCTCTTATATTTATACCTGAAGTATTGAGCATAGGAAAGATTTATGCCGTGCATAGCCTTGCTTAAGAAAGAGGACTCCATAACCATATGCACATGGTTATTCATCAGGCACCAACCGTATAACTTAAACTTATACCTATCCTTGTACTTGAGTAGAAACTTATAATATGCTCTACAGTCGTTCTCATCCTTAAATATGGCCTGTTTCTGATTGCCCCTTGTTATTACATGATAACATACGTTATCCAATATGAGCCTTGCCTGTCTGGGCATACACACCACCTCCTACTATATAGACGGTCAAAACGCGATTTTGTTGCAAATTATTTTAAAAAAGATTATGTAGAGGACAAGTTTGAAATTGTAAAGGGGACGGCTCTGAGATACAATATGGGACAGGTCTGGGATGTCGACCGGAACCGTCCCTTATTACATACTTATTACATAGAGGAGATAGTTATGAGTGAAATAAAAGAAATTACAGGGAAAATAATACAATTTAGGGATGAGCGTGACTGGATGCAATTTCATGACCCAAAGAATATGGCCGTTTCGATAATACTCGAAGCTTCTGAGCTTTTAGAGCATTTCCAGTGGAAGACGAAGGAAGAGGTTGAGAAATATGTTATGCAAAATAAGTCGGAAATCAAAGACGAAATTGCCGATATCGCGTTATACCTTTTTGAATTAGCCGATAATCTCGGGATCAGTTTGAATAGCGCTATGGAGGAAAAACTTAAAAAGAATGCGACGAAATATCCGGTAGAAAAAGCTAAAGGCAAACATACAAAGTATAATAAATTATGAACATTTCTTTAGGAGCGGATGGAACTCCCAAAAGAAAACGGCGCGTGCGTTATAAGGGCAGGAATCCCCGGCGTTTTGACGAAAAATATAAGGAACTCAATCCGGTAAAATACGCGGATGATATCGAGAAGATCGTAAAGAGCGGTAAAACTCCAGCCGGAACGCATCGGCCTATCTGTGTTAAAGAGATCCTGGAAGCCCTTGATCCTAAGCCCGGGCAAACCGGCTTAGACGGCACTTTAGGGTTCGGCGGCCACACAACGGAACTCCTTCGATGCATTATGCCCGCCGGGCGCCTTTTTGCTATAGATGCCGATCCGATCGAGTTAAAGCGTACCGCTACGCGCCTGCGAGCTCTGGGCTTCACCGACAAAGAACTTATTTTTCGGCAAATCAATTTCGCCGGTATCCCTAAAATGCTTACTGACGCAGGCGGCGGGTTTGATTTTATTTTGGCGGATCTGGGCGTTTCGTCAATGCAATTAGACAATCCCGCCCGGGGGTTTACCTTTAAATGGGAGGGGCCGCTTGATATGAGATTTAATCCCGAACGCGGCCAGCCGGCCTCGGCTTTGATCAAGACAATCTCCGAAAAATCTCTGGAAAAAATACTTTTTATTAACTCCGACGAACCTCATGCGAAAACGATAGCCGCGGCTATCCATAAGAACTGCCATAAAATTAACACAACTAAAGCGCTTGCGGATACCGTAAAAGAAGCGCTGACTACTGTAGCGCATGTAGGTTCCAAGGATGAGATAACCACGTCGATCCGCCGTACATTCCAGGCTTTACGCATTGAAGTTAACGACGAGTTTTCGGCGTTGGAGCAGTTTTTAAGGAATCTACCGATATGCCTTAAGCCCGACGGGCGAGTGGCTATTTT is part of the Candidatus Omnitrophota bacterium genome and harbors:
- a CDS encoding transposase, with the translated sequence MPRQARLILDNVCYHVITRGNQKQAIFKDENDCRAYYKFLLKYKDRYKFKLYGWCLMNNHVHMVMESSFLSKAMHGINLSYAQYFRYKYKSVGHFWQDRYKSHVIQKDKYLINCISYVEYNPVRANIVLRPEDYGWSSYKARILGKKDKLLDELFF
- a CDS encoding M20/M25/M40 family metallo-hydrolase, which encodes MKKLFFAILVILCAVFNAHAEDDTARHVRVLSSIIGPRNTLHYRNLERAADYIENEFRRYGYEPEEQVYAMEAGFSPERRFKNIIATKEGRSKKDKIIIVCAHYDTHWNSPGADDNASGIAAVLELARRFSAENPEKTVKFIAFTNEELEFVSEDEDTGSYRYAKDARIRGDDIELVICIDMIGYYSDKPGSQERPLPLAPFYPDKGNFIGFSGDLSAYTILREAVGEFKKATDIPTEYLIIPAPILPGLMTSDNRAFWVFGYQSIWITDTCIYRNPYMHSKNDRAETLDYANMSKVIDGTYNIILTLSK
- a CDS encoding sugar porter family MFS transporter; the protein is MEQKNVPSFESHAKAFIYLTAAIAALAGLLFGYDTGVISGAILFIKDQFSLASHAVESVVSAVLLGAVIGAALSGALADRYGRKKVIIVTAILFAVGAIGASLALNVAMIIGFRLIIGIAIGVASYTAPLYISEISPPQARGALVSLNQLMITCGIVVSYLVDYVLSSGQNEWRWMFGLGAIPALILIVGMIALSESPRWLVSKNRDEEARKILMHTFPVQEVDKEITDIRNSLGVKESGWKELFEPWMRPALVVGIALAFFQQVTGINTIIYYAPTIFEFAGFASHKVSILATVGVGTVNVLMTLVAIWFLDRLGRKPLLYIGMTGMAISLGILGFAFHTPELASSLKMLTVLSVVGYIASFAISLGPIFWLIIAEIYPLKIRGRAMSLATVANWGCNMVVAATFLTLTDKLGKAGAFWFYGAVCIIGIIFCYFFVPETKGHTLENIEAYLRSGKRFGMLGSKEGAK
- a CDS encoding CHASE2 domain-containing protein — protein: MPALYHKLVKEFLYDILVNMFTAKYNYSIRWVMALAVSATVILLYQFDIFERLELLTLDYRFKLKAPSAQASDIVFIDMAEDSIHSIGRWPWPRSWHATLITALSEYKPRAIVFDVLFSEPQDALDDSAMAEAMRQAQCVYLPVLFDFNIKNAPHFYDDGGVGASSAIEPIPQLKKYAKGEGHINAMPDIDGVLRRVPPVIMSDGKPVYQLGLKAGLDLLGVNERGGVSFDPVRHKMSVWLADNTSMKIPLDDKNQFIINWKAKWGREFKHFSYIDVIKAYAIVKKGGTKPAIDLNEFRGKICVIGLTAAGLTDIKPVPMENAYPAVGVNATMISNVLNKNFIHGLPKPYNMLIILLVSVLVTMYLFSLRLMGGIALAALGIVCYMALSVLLFNFFNILITVFYPVLAIALSYAVISLYAQIVQAAERANLFRQATHDGLTGLYNIRHFNLLLEAELKNVSVYKTRRLAIIMADIDNFKHINDTYGHRSGDVMLREFAKTIQSKCRRNDIVARYGGEEFIIMLTGAGEKEAFEVAEKIREAVQDRKIKFKNKVLSTTMSLGAAEFSGERDREDLIEKADSALYKAKSEGKNRVYLYSAISR
- a CDS encoding PilZ domain-containing protein; translated protein: MSDNFAGADRRKFFRYRHDGQAHFKEISLKDHSVSDLADAVTKNLSASGMLFNSVYPPRLSSIIILDVDYRTTRLCEEIEELALIVDNRLLGKVVRIEDNDNGSYDIGVAFIKKSENLPQEVTTLIK
- a CDS encoding vitamin B12 dependent-methionine synthase activation domain-containing protein — translated: MKIKAENITIDWEWVEKHVSERERLGKINAGDTRESVLKHLKEALAIARLKAVPAVTFIKKPILTSCASSLTIDGGIMLSSKELSAHLKGSSCIYAFAVTIGKSVEDTASRYMTKDDHLLGYFLDRIGSFAVESMAKNMEDNLRNKLASEGLSVSMRFSPGYCDWPIEEQFKLSKIIDFSAIGITLTESCMMTPKKSISAVVGAGPKELFSKVKSPCEVCSMRTCDYRRKS
- a CDS encoding thiamine pyrophosphate-dependent enzyme, which gives rise to MMANLKELAKQKELFTGGHRACAGCGTVMIARQVLMASGPDTVVVSATGCLEVVSTIFPFTAWNVPFLHSAFENSGATVSGVEALYKSWVRQGKINKKINFIAFGGDGGTYDIGLQSLSGAMERGHNILYVCYNNEAYMNTGVQRSGATPKGADTSTAPVGKVKKGKEQYRKDLTAIMVAHGIPYAAQSIAGNWRDLTSKVEKALAIEGPKFINVFQPCRLGWAYPPELTCEMGRLAADTCTWPLYEVVNGQYKITYKPKEKKPIAEWMKLQGRFRHLLKPENKALLDELQNKTDKNWEALLKKEAAI
- the rsmH gene encoding 16S rRNA (cytosine(1402)-N(4))-methyltransferase RsmH is translated as MNISLGADGTPKRKRRVRYKGRNPRRFDEKYKELNPVKYADDIEKIVKSGKTPAGTHRPICVKEILEALDPKPGQTGLDGTLGFGGHTTELLRCIMPAGRLFAIDADPIELKRTATRLRALGFTDKELIFRQINFAGIPKMLTDAGGGFDFILADLGVSSMQLDNPARGFTFKWEGPLDMRFNPERGQPASALIKTISEKSLEKILFINSDEPHAKTIAAAIHKNCHKINTTKALADTVKEALTTVAHVGSKDEITTSIRRTFQALRIEVNDEFSALEQFLRNLPICLKPDGRVAILTFHSGEDNRVVKSFRDGLRSGIYSEISRDPIRPTPKECFDNPRSKSAILRWAIKNGDGSDGNPRPVPRSELKITPSYPSYDIITSDEKENPDP
- a CDS encoding carbohydrate porin, whose translation is MKKAIILLFVFLFAGAPYASADDDDDAITADKYFYDASDICPSSKIPPMTGKWGGARSEIAAKGVTFESSFVADTLGNVSGGMHQGARWNSSTGWDINFDLEKAVGMIGTQFHISGLWRTGQNLSSTLIGNAFVASSIYGSQQFRLYGLYIEKTFLDKKLNIRAGRIAAGDDFAASDIYWNFVTNAIDGNPIAVPINVFFPTYPTAVWGVRAKCDIAKDVYTISGLYNGDPRVGRMEACGLDFSMRLKQGIIFAQELAYAPNANSTDTGYKLNTLPGRYKAGFYYHGGTFRDYYSDVNGSSAAITGLPAKKHIGNYGLYFHADQMIYRKPGTKCNEGITPFVVVTLAPDSINKFPFFIDGGFVWKGSVPTRKHDVMAIGFSYGKYSSDLAHYERDNQEVNGSTTPIQSYELAFDFSYKLMITPWMFLQPDMQYIVNPSGGHNIDNAVVVGTRFGLTF
- a CDS encoding nucleotide pyrophosphohydrolase, which gives rise to MSEIKEITGKIIQFRDERDWMQFHDPKNMAVSIILEASELLEHFQWKTKEEVEKYVMQNKSEIKDEIADIALYLFELADNLGISLNSAMEEKLKKNATKYPVEKAKGKHTKYNKL